DNA from Natrarchaeobius halalkaliphilus:
GCAAGAGCGCATTCGGACGAAAGACGCCGGCGAACGTAACCTGCAGTTCGCCCTCTCCGAGACCGACCGGATGGCTTCCGCGCTGGGTGTTCCCCGATCCGTCCGAGAGGTCGCAAGCGTCCTCTACCGACGCGCACTCGAGGACGACCTCATCCGCGGCCGCTCGATCGAGGGTGTCGCCACGAGTACGTTGTACGCAGCCTGCCGGATGGAGGGCATTCCGCGATCCCTGGACGAAGTCTCTTCGGTCTCACGCGTCGACCGGATGGAGATCGGCCGAACGTATCGGTACATCTCCCAGGAACTCGGCCTCGAGATGGAGCCGGTCGACCCGAAGAAATACGTCCCCCGATTCTGTTCGGAACTCGAGCTGTCCGAGGAGGTACAGGCGAAGGCGAACGAAATCATCGATACGACCGCCGAGCAGGGAATGCTGTCGGGGAAATCTCCGACCGGGTACGCCGCCGCCGCGATCTATGCCAGTGCGCTCCTGTGCAACGAGAAGAAGACGCAGAACGAAGTCGCCTCCGTCGCCCAGGTGACCGAGGTCACGATCCGAAACCGCTATCAGGAACAGATCAGCGCGATGGGACTTCCGAACTAGCTCCGCCGTGTCCCGTCGCCCCTCCTTGAACTAACCGGTAGGCAGGGGTAGTTAACTCGAGAGAATCGTCAAAGGTAGTAATCCTTTCGCTCGACGACCTCGCCAAAGGCGACGTTCTCTTTGACGTCGGTAATTTCGATGACCACCCGCTCTCCTTTTTCCGTCTCGGGAACGATGATGACGTATCCGCGCTCGACGCGTGCGATGCCGTCACCCTGTTCACCCGTCCCTTCGATATCTACCGTGCGATCGTCTCCAACCTCGACTGGCGGGTCCGGTCCGTCTCGATCTCGTTGCGTCGTGGTGTTCGGTTGCGCCGTGTCGTTCGGTTGCGCCGTGGACTGTGTCCCGACCAGTGCGACGCGGTAGACCGCACCGTCGTCTACGTCACCGAGTTCGAGTTCGCGCTCGGGAACCTCGATGACGTACGAATCTCCGCGTTCGGTCACTTCAGCGCTGAATACACAGAGCAAATCATCAGGAATTTCCATCGATAGACCTCCTTTTCGTAGCAACGTGTCGGAATCGCCTTGAGTCCACCGATGAGGATCACGACCCCGTCGAGCGTGACATCCCCTCCGCGCTGAATCGCGAGGCTTTCTCCAGATTCTCCGTACGCTCCCGATTCCAGAAACGGTGAACTTTTCCGAACTCCAACGTAAGAGGCCACGAACGGACTCTATCGGTGCGGCTGGCCGCCGACAGTCGATCGCGCACCACCCGTACGATCGACTGTTGGCTTCCAGTCGTGTCGATAGACACCTGGAATCGAATGACGCTTTCAGACAACGACAGGCAGATCGCGACGTTCACCATGCTCGCACACGGGATCGTCCACTGGTTCGAGCTCGCGATTCCGATCTTTCTCGTGGTCTGGCTCGAGGCGTTCGACGTCAGCGTTTCGCTCGTCGGCCTCATCGTCGCGCTGGGGTACGCCCCGTTCGGACTGGGTGCGCTCCCGGCCGGTCTG
Protein-coding regions in this window:
- a CDS encoding transcription initiation factor IIB, which translates into the protein MKRLTREKELEEQSAHEETDQEGVRTCPECESSSLTRSPDESEISCEECGLILEEEVIDRGPEWRAFNASERDSKSRVGAPTTQTMHDKGLTTTIDWKNKDAYGRSLSSEKRNQMNRLRKWQERIRTKDAGERNLQFALSETDRMASALGVPRSVREVASVLYRRALEDDLIRGRSIEGVATSTLYAACRMEGIPRSLDEVSSVSRVDRMEIGRTYRYISQELGLEMEPVDPKKYVPRFCSELELSEEVQAKANEIIDTTAEQGMLSGKSPTGYAAAAIYASALLCNEKKTQNEVASVAQVTEVTIRNRYQEQISAMGLPN
- a CDS encoding TRAM domain-containing protein: MEIPDDLLCVFSAEVTERGDSYVIEVPERELELGDVDDGAVYRVALVGTQSTAQPNDTAQPNTTTQRDRDGPDPPVEVGDDRTVDIEGTGEQGDGIARVERGYVIIVPETEKGERVVIEITDVKENVAFGEVVERKDYYL